One Kribbella sp. NBC_00662 genomic region harbors:
- a CDS encoding heme-copper oxidase subunit III: protein MATATALPASREHGHHDRPSMVSVGTIVWLSSELMFFAALFAAYFTIRSVTTAAAAPGSETLWQVSTHLLDVPFASVNTFILVASSFTCQAGVFAAEHGKVGRVGSLANPRNWGMREWFILTYLMGAVFVAGQVTEYTGLVHEGLTISSDAYGSVFYLATGFHALHVTGGLIAFMFVLARTYMARKFTHEQAVSAIVVSYYWHFVDVVWIALFATIYLLK, encoded by the coding sequence GTGGCCACTGCAACCGCGCTCCCAGCGTCTCGTGAACACGGACACCACGACCGTCCCAGCATGGTCAGTGTCGGCACGATCGTCTGGCTCTCGAGCGAACTGATGTTCTTCGCCGCCCTGTTCGCGGCGTACTTCACGATCCGGTCGGTGACGACCGCCGCCGCCGCTCCGGGTTCGGAGACGTTGTGGCAGGTGTCGACGCACCTCCTGGACGTCCCGTTCGCCTCGGTGAACACGTTCATCCTGGTCGCCTCGTCGTTCACCTGCCAGGCCGGTGTGTTCGCCGCCGAGCACGGCAAGGTGGGCCGGGTCGGCTCGCTGGCGAACCCGCGGAACTGGGGCATGCGTGAGTGGTTCATCCTCACGTACCTGATGGGCGCGGTCTTCGTCGCCGGCCAGGTGACCGAGTACACCGGGCTGGTGCACGAGGGCCTGACGATCTCCTCCGACGCCTACGGCTCGGTCTTCTACCTGGCCACCGGCTTCCACGCGCTGCACGTGACCGGCGGCCTCATCGCCTTCATGTTCGTCCTCGCCAGGACGTACATGGCTCGCAAGTTCACCCACGAACAGGCCGTCTCGGCGATCGTCGTGTCGTACTACTGGCACTTCGTCGACGTGGTCTGGATCGCCCTGTTCGCGACCATCTACCTGCTCAAATGA
- a CDS encoding cytochrome c oxidase assembly protein, producing MLPLHATPGDQIEPLTPVRLLTAWTFEPVLLGVIVVLGGLYLYGVHKLRKRGDKWSRARTFSFVGLGLGSAVIATQSALGTYDTVLISVHMVQHMILSMLTPLMMALGAPITLALRTLPARPRKWLLSVLHSRIAKVLCFPLIGFTLFVLSPWALYFSGWYDATLHSAVLHDLLHLHFILVGSLFFWPLLGLDPVPGRVIYPFRLMLTFLTLPFHAFLGITIMSANKLIAEDWYTSFGRSWPPSPLRDQYIAGGLLWGSGDLVGVVFFAVLFVQWVRESQREARREDRRLDRLEEQARRAEQSPR from the coding sequence GTGCTTCCCCTCCACGCCACGCCCGGCGACCAGATCGAGCCTTTGACACCGGTCCGGTTGCTGACGGCATGGACCTTCGAGCCGGTGTTACTCGGCGTGATCGTCGTCCTCGGCGGGCTCTACCTGTACGGCGTCCACAAGCTGCGCAAACGCGGCGACAAATGGTCCCGGGCGCGGACGTTCTCGTTCGTCGGGCTCGGGCTGGGGAGTGCCGTGATCGCCACGCAGTCGGCGCTCGGCACGTACGACACGGTCCTGATCAGCGTGCACATGGTTCAGCACATGATCCTGTCGATGCTGACGCCGCTGATGATGGCGCTCGGCGCGCCGATCACGCTGGCGCTCCGGACACTGCCGGCGCGGCCGCGGAAGTGGTTGCTCTCCGTGTTGCACTCCCGGATCGCCAAGGTGCTGTGCTTCCCGCTGATCGGCTTCACGCTGTTCGTCCTGAGCCCGTGGGCGTTGTACTTCAGCGGCTGGTACGACGCCACGCTGCACTCCGCCGTACTGCACGACCTGTTGCACCTGCACTTCATCCTGGTCGGCTCGCTGTTCTTCTGGCCGCTGCTCGGGCTGGACCCGGTGCCCGGCCGGGTGATCTACCCGTTCCGGCTGATGCTGACGTTCCTGACGCTGCCGTTCCACGCGTTCCTCGGCATCACGATCATGTCGGCCAACAAGCTGATCGCCGAGGACTGGTACACCAGCTTCGGCCGGTCCTGGCCGCCGTCGCCGCTGCGTGACCAGTACATCGCGGGCGGTCTGTTGTGGGGTTCGGGCGACCTCGTCGGCGTGGTGTTCTTCGCCGTACTGTTCGTCCAGTGGGTGCGGGAGTCGCAGCGTGAGGCACGCCGCGAGGACCGGCGCCTGGACCGGTTGGAGGAACAGGCTCGCCGGGCCGAACAGTCGCCCCGGTAG